A single bacterium DNA region contains:
- a CDS encoding radical SAM protein, translated as MQRQKFALPGVASMAAAAIKAGYGADILIENAEPAFEKKLAEIAPGVVGVTLTSSDVAWLNDVLPRIRRTCPGSFIIAGGIHPTIHPALLEEYPVLDAICRGEGEEAMVELLEAREENRPPTGIGNLVVRFRGEVYRNPLRPLIVDLDAFPEDRGVYFRRYPDLASDSLLQYITSRGCPYPCSFCVNHELNRIFRGLGPVQRRKSVDFALRELQELRRQYRRAETVFFIDDLFLQDREWIKRFLPRYRREIGLPFICSAGPRTIDGEIADLLASSGCASVEFGIETGNESKRRELFNKKAFTDAEFRRQIGLVKERGIEVYAPSMFCFPTETPADSFRTVEFYHELGVDHPFSSFLFPYPHTRIHEIAIREGCIAPDLQAEDLPSNYFTKSICRIPRRRVIENIQYLFYFFAKHPRFYRYFKWLVYLPVPLKPFRYLGLFFWFKNWKRMGYMETIRYFWRFRKAA; from the coding sequence GTGCAAAGACAGAAGTTCGCACTGCCCGGCGTGGCTTCGATGGCGGCGGCGGCGATCAAGGCGGGCTACGGTGCGGATATCCTGATCGAAAACGCCGAACCGGCCTTTGAGAAAAAACTCGCGGAAATCGCGCCCGGGGTAGTTGGAGTCACCCTTACCTCCAGCGATGTGGCCTGGTTGAACGATGTGCTCCCTCGTATTCGCCGGACCTGCCCGGGATCCTTCATTATCGCCGGGGGCATTCACCCCACCATTCACCCCGCTCTGCTTGAAGAATACCCGGTTCTGGACGCAATCTGCCGGGGGGAAGGGGAGGAAGCGATGGTGGAACTCCTGGAAGCGAGGGAGGAGAACCGGCCGCCGACCGGGATCGGTAATCTGGTTGTTCGTTTCCGAGGCGAGGTTTACCGCAATCCCCTGCGACCGCTGATCGTGGATCTCGACGCCTTCCCCGAGGACCGGGGCGTTTATTTCAGGCGCTATCCCGATCTGGCATCCGACAGCCTTCTGCAGTACATCACCTCGCGGGGCTGCCCGTACCCTTGTTCATTCTGCGTCAACCATGAACTCAACCGAATCTTCCGGGGACTGGGCCCGGTCCAGCGCCGCAAATCGGTCGATTTCGCTCTCCGAGAGCTTCAGGAACTGCGGAGACAGTATCGGCGCGCCGAGACGGTTTTTTTCATCGACGATCTTTTTCTGCAGGACCGGGAATGGATCAAGAGATTTTTACCCCGTTACCGCCGCGAGATCGGGCTGCCCTTTATCTGTTCGGCGGGTCCTCGCACCATCGACGGTGAAATCGCGGATCTGCTCGCTTCCTCCGGGTGCGCCAGCGTGGAGTTCGGGATCGAAACCGGGAACGAAAGTAAGCGCCGGGAGCTCTTTAACAAGAAGGCTTTCACGGACGCAGAATTCCGCCGCCAGATCGGCCTGGTCAAGGAGAGGGGGATCGAAGTGTACGCTCCCTCCATGTTCTGTTTCCCCACCGAAACTCCCGCCGATTCCTTCCGAACGGTCGAATTCTATCATGAGCTGGGAGTCGACCACCCCTTCAGCAGCTTTCTTTTCCCGTATCCCCATACCCGCATCCATGAAATCGCGATCCGGGAGGGCTGTATCGCTCCCGATCTTCAGGCTGAAGACCTTCCCAGTAACTATTTTACCAAATCCATCTGCCGTATCCCCCGGCGCCGCGTGATCGAAAACATTCAGTACCTGTTTTATTTTTTTGCTAAACACCCCCGGTTTTACAGATACTTCAAATGGCTGGTGTACCTCCCCGTTCCGCTTAAGCCATTCCGTTATCTGGGGCTCTTCTTCTGGTTTAAAAACTGGAAGCGGATGGGATACATGGAAACGATCCGTTATTTTTGGCGGTTCAGGAAGGCGGCGTAA
- a CDS encoding radical SAM protein, whose protein sequence is MRSKYLQVLKDDIARRGLRRALGKASKFVGVLAGANLGRALTGPISGVILLTYRCNHRCRMCNFPERAVPDEEMSTEKIGKLIDGFAEIGTTGISFYGGEPLLRPDLPELIAHARRRGMLTHLTTNGFLLDEARAKSLVGAGIDLVSISLDGADPETNDRQRGVEGAFSAAKRAVKNLIGARAESGARPRVALTTTLTRDNLNQVEAMVELGRTLKADSHTLLEVQPAAGLDNSFAPKDILRLKNALRSIEKLKMRYPKYIDNSEGYLRLARALLEGESVRFKCFAPYTDLFVDPRGRLYPCNWFLWMDQPMGNLEQSSLREIWYSEEMRRIRAGLAMCGRCNHLCHRELSGIFNRFWLGEKPSIDCRF, encoded by the coding sequence ATGCGATCTAAATACCTTCAAGTACTCAAGGACGACATTGCCCGGCGAGGCTTGCGACGAGCGCTGGGAAAGGCGTCGAAATTCGTCGGAGTGCTGGCTGGGGCCAACCTCGGCCGAGCCCTCACCGGGCCGATCTCGGGCGTAATCCTGCTCACCTACCGCTGCAACCACCGCTGCCGGATGTGCAACTTCCCGGAAAGAGCGGTTCCCGACGAAGAAATGAGTACCGAAAAAATTGGGAAACTGATCGACGGCTTTGCCGAGATCGGAACCACGGGTATTTCCTTCTATGGTGGCGAGCCCCTCCTCCGCCCCGACCTGCCGGAGTTGATCGCTCATGCCCGCCGCCGGGGCATGTTGACCCACCTGACCACCAACGGGTTCCTTCTGGATGAGGCCCGGGCCAAGAGCCTTGTGGGGGCAGGCATCGACCTGGTCAGCATCTCGCTGGATGGAGCCGATCCGGAGACCAACGACCGGCAGCGCGGTGTCGAGGGCGCTTTTTCGGCGGCGAAAAGGGCGGTTAAAAACCTGATCGGGGCCAGAGCCGAATCGGGTGCAAGGCCCCGCGTGGCCCTGACCACCACACTTACCCGCGACAATCTTAACCAGGTTGAGGCCATGGTGGAGTTGGGCCGAACCCTGAAAGCGGACAGTCATACCCTCCTTGAAGTCCAGCCGGCCGCGGGCTTGGATAACTCCTTCGCCCCGAAAGATATCCTGAGATTGAAAAACGCCTTACGGTCGATCGAGAAACTAAAAATGCGATACCCCAAATATATAGACAATTCCGAGGGTTATCTGCGGCTGGCCCGGGCGCTTCTGGAAGGGGAATCTGTGAGGTTCAAATGCTTTGCGCCGTATACCGATCTTTTTGTGGACCCGCGCGGGCGGCTCTATCCCTGCAACTGGTTCCTCTGGATGGACCAACCGATGGGAAACTTGGAGCAGAGCAGCCTGCGGGAGATCTGGTATTCGGAAGAAATGCGCCGGATCAGGGCCGGACTGGCGATGTGCGGGCGCTGCAACCACCTATGTCATCGGGAATTGAGCGGGATCTTCAATCGTTTCTGGCTGGGAGAAAAGCCTTCGATCGACTGCCGATTTTAA
- a CDS encoding transketolase C-terminal domain-containing protein → MTTPTQRDAFWDGIYEEALKDGDVVIVSADMAAPALDKFRRRLPHQFVNVGIAEQNAILVAAGMALEGKKPYAYAIAPFITYRCYEQIRLYCAGMNLPITVVGVGAGFSYDDSGPTHHTLEDISFMRVLPNLRVYNMTDSVMARAFAAITRGQDHSSYIRLDRQVLPTLYAPGDDFSSGMRRFRSGSDLLLVATGNMVHCALKLAEELESKGVAAGVLDVYRFPIDPDLLGREVGEAPRVATLAEHTLPGGLGSAVLETLETAGIVMPVKRLGLDLSQGYCYQYGGRENIQRLHDLDHPTNLETILSWVGE, encoded by the coding sequence ATGACGACGCCGACTCAGAGAGACGCTTTTTGGGACGGGATTTACGAAGAAGCCCTGAAAGACGGGGACGTGGTCATTGTTTCCGCCGATATGGCGGCTCCGGCCCTGGACAAGTTCCGCCGCCGCCTCCCCCATCAGTTCGTCAACGTCGGCATCGCCGAACAGAACGCGATTCTGGTGGCCGCCGGAATGGCGCTGGAAGGGAAAAAGCCCTACGCCTACGCCATCGCGCCCTTCATCACCTACCGCTGTTACGAACAGATCCGGCTCTACTGTGCGGGGATGAATCTGCCGATCACGGTGGTCGGCGTGGGCGCCGGTTTCAGTTACGACGATTCCGGGCCGACCCACCACACCCTGGAAGATATCTCTTTCATGAGGGTCCTGCCGAACCTGCGCGTCTATAACATGACCGACAGCGTCATGGCCCGCGCCTTCGCCGCCATCACCCGCGGGCAGGATCATTCATCCTATATCCGTCTCGACCGCCAAGTGCTGCCCACGCTCTACGCCCCCGGCGACGATTTTTCTTCCGGGATGCGGCGTTTTCGCTCCGGATCCGATCTGCTCCTCGTCGCCACCGGCAACATGGTCCACTGCGCCCTGAAGCTGGCGGAGGAGCTGGAAAGCAAAGGCGTCGCCGCCGGAGTCCTCGATGTTTACCGTTTCCCCATCGACCCCGATCTCCTGGGCCGCGAAGTCGGGGAGGCCCCCCGGGTGGCGACCCTGGCGGAACATACGCTTCCGGGAGGGTTGGGCTCGGCGGTGCTGGAAACCCTGGAGACGGCCGGCATCGTCATGCCCGTAAAACGGCTGGGGCTGGACCTTTCCCAGGGGTACTGCTACCAATACGGCGGCCGGGAAAATATCCAGCGCCTGCACGATCTGGACCACCCCACCAACCTGGAGACGATACTTTCCTGGGTCGGGGAGTAA
- a CDS encoding glycosyltransferase family 2 protein, protein MNFEPVSVVLVAHNEVLSIRRDVEGYYWEVVAKIPGSELIVSEDGSTDGTSELLRELASAMPIRLVQGTERKGYIQALLDALELPENEWILFSDTGGKFSPDNFWRMERLRSDADLIIGIKLDRRDQLYRRWITKVFNLLVRRYFTVETTDIDSGLRLFRREVFFRAAASPLIFKDLIATELTLRMLAAGSRFREVPVVYHLREGKSKGMPPQKIPRVVCQTLKRFPVLRQELVRLRRGRGF, encoded by the coding sequence GTGAATTTCGAACCGGTATCTGTCGTTCTTGTCGCCCATAACGAGGTCCTATCCATCCGTCGTGACGTGGAGGGATATTATTGGGAAGTGGTCGCGAAGATTCCCGGTTCGGAACTGATCGTCAGCGAGGATGGAAGCACCGACGGCACCAGCGAGCTCCTGCGGGAACTGGCAAGCGCCATGCCGATCCGCCTGGTCCAGGGGACGGAACGCAAGGGGTATATCCAGGCTCTGCTCGATGCTTTGGAGCTCCCGGAAAACGAGTGGATTCTTTTCAGCGACACGGGGGGGAAATTCTCCCCCGATAATTTCTGGCGGATGGAAAGGCTCCGTTCGGATGCCGATCTGATCATCGGGATCAAGCTGGACCGCCGCGACCAGCTTTACCGGAGATGGATAACAAAAGTCTTCAACCTGTTGGTGAGACGGTATTTCACGGTTGAAACCACCGACATCGACAGTGGCCTGCGGCTCTTCCGCCGGGAAGTTTTTTTCCGGGCCGCCGCCTCTCCGCTGATTTTCAAGGATTTAATAGCCACCGAGCTGACGCTACGCATGCTCGCCGCAGGTTCCAGATTCCGGGAAGTGCCGGTGGTTTATCATCTGCGCGAGGGGAAGTCCAAGGGAATGCCTCCACAAAAGATTCCCCGGGTGGTCTGCCAGACCCTGAAAAGATTCCCCGTGCTTCGACAGGAGTTGGTTCGTCTTCGCCGGGGTAGGGGTTTTTAA
- a CDS encoding transketolase, which produces MTVSIRELEDKALHIRNLVLDMCSRGGTGHVTSSFSCTEILVTLFYGGLVRFDPNDPHWAGRDRFILSKGQASVILYPILADLGFIPKDYLDSFIQADGKFGVHLQHDIPGAEITAGSLGDGFGIAAGMALAAKHDRRRNLVFTLLGDGENYEGSIWETAMFAAHNRLNNLIAIIDRNYICATDFTEDMVALEPLDEKWRAFGWTVKRVDGHSFRELLEALDGVRSRRTSKPLMIVADTVKGKGVSFISDDPMWHSCAPKPEEAEIARRELNQERGQ; this is translated from the coding sequence GTGACCGTTTCGATCAGGGAACTCGAGGATAAAGCCCTCCATATCAGGAATCTGGTTCTGGACATGTGTTCCCGGGGGGGGACCGGCCATGTCACTTCGTCGTTTTCCTGCACGGAGATACTGGTTACGCTTTTTTACGGCGGGTTGGTCCGGTTCGATCCGAACGATCCCCACTGGGCCGGCCGCGACCGGTTCATTCTGAGCAAGGGCCAGGCCAGCGTTATTCTTTACCCGATTCTGGCCGATCTGGGGTTCATCCCCAAGGATTACCTGGACAGTTTCATTCAGGCTGACGGCAAGTTCGGGGTTCACCTCCAGCACGATATTCCCGGCGCCGAGATTACGGCCGGGTCCCTGGGCGACGGTTTCGGCATAGCCGCGGGGATGGCCCTGGCGGCCAAGCACGACCGGCGCCGGAATCTGGTGTTTACCCTTCTGGGCGACGGCGAGAACTACGAAGGATCGATCTGGGAAACGGCCATGTTCGCCGCCCACAACCGGCTCAACAACCTAATCGCGATCATCGACCGCAACTACATCTGCGCCACCGATTTCACCGAGGACATGGTCGCGCTCGAACCGTTGGACGAAAAATGGCGCGCCTTCGGCTGGACGGTTAAGCGGGTCGACGGCCACTCCTTCCGGGAGCTGCTCGAGGCTCTGGACGGGGTGCGGTCCCGGCGCACCAGCAAGCCGCTCATGATCGTGGCCGACACCGTCAAGGGCAAGGGCGTTTCCTTCATATCCGACGATCCCATGTGGCATTCCTGCGCTCCCAAACCCGAGGAGGCCGAAATCGCCCGCAGGGAATTGAACCAGGAGCGCGGACAATGA
- a CDS encoding sulfatase encodes MGRAPRNPRGRGPGGVRFGGILVLAAAAVLGAAGCGRRGERPDIVLISIDTLRPDHLSAYGYGRPTSPFLSSLAASGVRFDNCYSVTSWTRPSMASLFTGLYPRSHGVYTTDLIDPDGTRWPMKIDPSFTTLAESLKAAGYHTFGVTANPQAGVWAGGDQGFDTFVETGDSVTADRVHELALSLREKLAAGRPYFLWVFYYDPHAPYHARRPWAEEYEKDEALLNDPLLAENHMDEDWTGAKSVHGDPRRLEALQALYDSEINYVDDYIRRLFDEVVPAGSDPLVIVHADHGEEFLEHGLLGHGRSLFAPSVRIPLIMKDPGGRWGGKAVPQPACIIDIYPTILDYLGLEIPDSLQGASLLPWLEGEEADRPRELISELEEEESPHLQGMMVWPWRFIRRVGEKQRPELYNLKDDPRESENQALSQGPRAARMEDKLGKWLKKIPRFEYSRREERWTDEARDRLRALGYLQ; translated from the coding sequence ATGGGACGGGCGCCGAGAAATCCTCGGGGGAGGGGCCCCGGCGGAGTCCGGTTCGGGGGCATCCTGGTGCTGGCGGCCGCGGCGGTCCTTGGTGCCGCCGGTTGCGGGCGCCGGGGGGAACGTCCCGATATCGTCCTGATCAGCATCGACACGCTCCGCCCCGATCACCTTTCCGCCTACGGTTACGGGCGCCCGACTTCCCCCTTTCTCTCTTCCCTGGCCGCTTCCGGGGTGCGGTTCGACAACTGTTATTCCGTAACTTCATGGACACGGCCGTCGATGGCGTCGCTCTTCACCGGTCTCTATCCCCGCAGCCACGGGGTTTACACCACCGACCTGATCGATCCCGACGGCACCCGCTGGCCCATGAAGATAGACCCTTCCTTCACCACCCTGGCCGAATCTTTGAAGGCGGCGGGCTACCATACCTTCGGAGTAACCGCCAATCCCCAGGCCGGAGTCTGGGCGGGGGGGGATCAGGGTTTCGATACGTTCGTCGAAACCGGAGACAGCGTCACCGCGGATCGGGTCCATGAGCTGGCCCTTTCCCTGCGGGAGAAGCTCGCCGCCGGCCGGCCCTATTTTCTCTGGGTTTTCTACTACGATCCCCACGCCCCGTACCATGCCCGCCGGCCCTGGGCGGAGGAGTACGAGAAGGACGAAGCTCTGTTGAACGACCCCCTCCTGGCCGAGAATCACATGGACGAAGACTGGACCGGGGCCAAATCAGTCCACGGCGACCCCCGCCGCCTGGAGGCCCTGCAGGCCCTCTACGACAGCGAGATCAACTATGTCGACGACTACATCCGGCGCCTGTTCGATGAAGTCGTCCCCGCGGGCAGCGACCCCCTGGTGATCGTTCACGCTGACCACGGCGAGGAATTTCTCGAACACGGCCTGCTCGGACACGGCCGCTCGCTCTTCGCTCCGTCGGTGCGCATCCCCCTGATTATGAAGGACCCCGGAGGCCGGTGGGGGGGTAAGGCGGTGCCGCAACCGGCCTGCATCATCGATATCTATCCGACCATCCTCGATTACCTGGGATTGGAGATACCCGACTCTCTCCAGGGGGCCAGCCTGCTGCCCTGGCTGGAAGGCGAGGAGGCCGATCGCCCCCGGGAATTGATCTCCGAATTGGAAGAGGAGGAGAGCCCCCATCTTCAGGGGATGATGGTCTGGCCCTGGAGGTTCATCCGCCGGGTCGGGGAGAAGCAACGCCCGGAGTTGTATAATCTTAAAGATGACCCGCGGGAGAGCGAGAATCAGGCCCTTTCCCAGGGGCCGCGAGCGGCCCGGATGGAAGACAAACTGGGAAAATGGCTGAAGAAAATCCCCCGTTTCGAATATTCGCGGCGAGAAGAGCGTTGGACCGACGAGGCCCGGGATCGGCTCAGGGCCTTAGGATACCTCCAGTAA
- a CDS encoding cobalamin-dependent protein (Presence of a B(12) (cobalamin)-binding domain implies dependence on cobalamin itself, in one of its several forms, or in some unusual lineages, dependence on a cobalamin-like analog.), with the protein MSIDVLFIHPGAQGKTYQGLAVEFTAVAPPIWTGMLAAHAQAAGRSAAVFDANLLGWGENSAEELLRRYGPALVAIPVYGHHPSASTQTMPAASRIARDLKNADPGLPVAMGGLHPTALPERTLREEAIDYVIRGEGCLTIPALLEALRSRTGKSRVPGLAWLEGGRAVLTPPAPTVADLDAELGRDYWDFLPPPSSYRSHNMHCFQDFSRSRQPDFSDVRSPYATLQTSLGCPFDCSYCCTNSLFGGPGIRYWSLETVMAWIDRLAGEFGVRNIRLDDELFLLDERRVERFCDLLLDRGLDLNLWAYGRVDTVRPRLLEKMKRAGFNWLCLGIESAVERVRAGAGKRYGGSVREVVGQVQAAGINVLGNFMFGLPDDDLDTMNRTLELALELNCEFVNFYSVMAYPGSRLYREPRGGDGGRPPADWEEFSQHGPRSRPLGTRHLDGREVLSFRDRAFETYFRAPRYLALIERKFGNKVTEHIRRMLDIKLARDPWEPGKERKEKLS; encoded by the coding sequence ATGTCGATAGATGTTCTGTTTATCCATCCCGGCGCGCAGGGGAAAACCTACCAGGGCCTGGCGGTCGAATTCACCGCCGTCGCCCCCCCCATCTGGACGGGGATGCTGGCCGCCCACGCGCAGGCGGCAGGCCGCTCCGCGGCAGTCTTCGACGCCAACCTCCTGGGGTGGGGGGAGAACAGCGCCGAGGAGCTTCTTCGGCGCTACGGGCCGGCCCTGGTGGCGATCCCGGTCTACGGGCACCACCCCTCGGCCTCGACCCAGACGATGCCCGCCGCGTCCCGGATCGCCCGGGACCTTAAAAACGCCGACCCCGGTTTGCCGGTGGCGATGGGAGGTCTGCATCCCACCGCCCTCCCGGAGCGGACCCTGCGGGAAGAGGCGATCGACTACGTCATCCGGGGCGAAGGCTGCCTGACGATTCCCGCCCTCCTGGAAGCGCTCCGGAGCCGGACGGGGAAGAGCCGCGTGCCCGGCCTGGCCTGGCTGGAGGGGGGGCGCGCGGTCTTGACTCCTCCCGCGCCTACGGTCGCCGACCTGGACGCGGAACTGGGGAGGGATTACTGGGATTTTCTTCCCCCTCCCTCCTCGTATCGGTCCCACAACATGCATTGTTTTCAGGATTTTTCCCGCAGTCGGCAACCCGATTTTTCCGATGTCCGCTCTCCCTACGCCACGCTCCAGACCTCGCTGGGTTGCCCCTTCGACTGCTCGTATTGCTGCACCAACTCCCTCTTCGGGGGGCCCGGGATCCGTTATTGGTCGCTGGAGACCGTCATGGCCTGGATCGATCGGCTGGCGGGGGAGTTCGGGGTCCGCAACATCAGGCTCGACGACGAGCTGTTTCTGCTCGACGAACGCCGCGTCGAGCGGTTCTGCGATCTGCTCCTCGATCGCGGCCTCGACCTCAACCTGTGGGCGTACGGACGGGTGGACACGGTCAGGCCGCGTCTTTTGGAAAAAATGAAGCGGGCCGGGTTCAACTGGCTCTGCCTGGGGATCGAGTCGGCGGTGGAACGCGTGCGGGCCGGGGCGGGGAAACGCTATGGCGGCAGTGTAAGGGAGGTGGTCGGGCAGGTACAGGCGGCGGGGATCAACGTGTTGGGCAATTTCATGTTCGGCCTTCCCGACGACGATCTCGACACCATGAACCGGACCCTGGAACTGGCTCTGGAGCTCAACTGCGAGTTCGTCAATTTTTACTCGGTGATGGCGTATCCCGGATCGCGCCTTTACCGAGAACCGCGCGGAGGAGACGGGGGACGGCCCCCCGCGGATTGGGAAGAATTTTCCCAGCACGGTCCGCGCTCCCGGCCCCTCGGGACCAGGCATCTGGACGGCCGGGAGGTGCTCTCCTTTCGCGACCGCGCCTTCGAGACCTATTTCCGCGCCCCCCGATATTTAGCCTTGATCGAGCGGAAGTTTGGAAATAAAGTTACCGAACATATCCGGCGTATGCTCGATATCAAGCTGGCGCGCGACCCCTGGGAACCGGGGAAGGAGCGGAAGGAGAAGCTATCGTGA
- a CDS encoding FAD-dependent oxidoreductase, translating into MEKRQTVILGGGLAGLAAAGFSPGDVVVLEAASRPGGLCRSFECRGFVYDIGGHILFSHDSELLKDILEWLEGNLVSGRRNNQIWYRERFVKYPFENGIFSLAPAERLEILLSFLGRRRTEAANLDEWFRSRFGDALAEKYLLPYNKKIWKRSPDRLSLLWVARVPDPPLEDIARAAVGIETEGYLHQLNFAYPARGGIEALIASLASGVEDLRMEFPVESLVEEDGGWRIVSRAGELWGKTVISTIPVFNLLEVLEDVPGEVRSAAAALQYNSLITVMVGIGTEALKGKTAIYIPDPRVFPHRVCYMSQFSAANAPPGCSHLVAEITVPPDHPLLKASDSFLAETVVAQTGDICGYTPDEVVATEVRRFPHAYVVYDLEYEANRNIVFDHLAARGIRTAGRFGSFRYLNMDACVADGRRVASGRGAES; encoded by the coding sequence ATGGAGAAACGACAGACGGTGATTCTCGGCGGCGGCCTGGCCGGTCTTGCCGCCGCCGGTTTTAGTCCCGGGGACGTGGTGGTCCTGGAGGCGGCTTCGCGGCCCGGCGGCCTATGTCGCAGTTTCGAATGCAGAGGATTCGTCTACGATATCGGCGGCCATATCTTATTCTCCCACGACTCGGAGTTGCTTAAAGATATCCTGGAATGGTTGGAGGGGAATCTGGTCTCCGGGAGGAGAAACAACCAGATTTGGTACCGGGAGCGTTTCGTCAAATACCCGTTCGAAAACGGGATTTTCTCGCTGGCTCCGGCCGAGCGCCTGGAGATACTCCTTTCCTTTCTCGGGCGCCGGCGGACGGAGGCCGCCAACCTCGACGAATGGTTCCGGTCCCGGTTCGGGGATGCCCTGGCGGAAAAGTACCTGCTTCCCTACAATAAGAAAATCTGGAAACGATCCCCCGACCGTTTATCGCTGCTTTGGGTGGCGCGGGTACCCGACCCTCCACTGGAAGACATAGCCCGGGCCGCGGTAGGGATCGAGACCGAGGGGTATCTGCACCAGTTGAATTTTGCCTACCCCGCCCGGGGGGGAATCGAGGCCTTGATCGCTTCCCTCGCTTCCGGAGTCGAGGATCTGCGGATGGAGTTCCCGGTCGAGTCCCTGGTCGAGGAAGACGGGGGATGGAGAATCGTTTCCAGGGCGGGTGAGCTCTGGGGGAAAACGGTGATATCCACTATCCCGGTTTTCAATCTTCTCGAGGTCTTGGAGGATGTCCCCGGCGAGGTTCGTTCCGCCGCCGCGGCGCTTCAATACAATTCCCTGATCACCGTCATGGTCGGCATAGGAACGGAAGCTTTGAAGGGTAAGACCGCGATCTATATCCCCGATCCCCGGGTTTTCCCTCACCGGGTCTGTTATATGAGCCAGTTCTCCGCCGCCAACGCTCCGCCTGGATGTTCGCACCTGGTGGCGGAGATTACCGTTCCCCCCGACCACCCGCTACTGAAGGCGAGCGACTCCTTTCTGGCTGAAACGGTCGTCGCCCAGACCGGTGATATCTGCGGTTACACCCCCGACGAGGTGGTCGCGACGGAGGTCAGGCGCTTCCCGCATGCCTATGTCGTTTACGACCTCGAGTATGAGGCTAACCGCAATATCGTTTTCGACCATCTGGCCGCTCGGGGGATCCGGACGGCCGGAAGGTTCGGAAGTTTCCGCTATCTTAATATGGACGCCTGCGTGGCGGACGGCCGCCGGGTCGCGTCCGGCCGAGGAGCGGAGTCATGA
- a CDS encoding dTDP-4-dehydrorhamnose 3,5-epimerase family protein, with translation MAGMEVRDTSLPGVKLIRPPTVSEDFRGGYTETYNRELYHRAGIAVEFVQDDYSFSYRHVLRGIHADDVTWKLVYCPFGRFYLVIVDCCEGSASFGRWESFTLSSENRLQVLSPPGHGVAHLVTSPEAVFGYKQSTYYDRKSQRTYRWDDPAFGIYWPVDKPILSPRDALARD, from the coding sequence ATGGCCGGGATGGAAGTGAGGGATACGAGCCTCCCCGGGGTCAAGCTCATCCGCCCCCCGACGGTCTCCGAGGATTTCCGCGGAGGTTACACCGAAACCTATAACCGGGAACTCTACCACCGGGCGGGAATTGCGGTGGAATTCGTTCAGGACGATTATTCGTTCTCCTACCGTCACGTCCTGCGGGGGATCCACGCCGACGACGTAACCTGGAAACTGGTGTACTGCCCTTTCGGAAGGTTCTATCTGGTCATCGTCGATTGCTGTGAGGGGTCGGCATCTTTCGGGCGGTGGGAGAGTTTCACCCTTTCCTCCGAGAACCGTCTTCAGGTGCTCTCTCCTCCGGGCCACGGGGTGGCGCATCTGGTGACCAGCCCGGAAGCGGTGTTCGGGTATAAGCAGTCGACGTATTACGACCGCAAATCCCAGCGAACGTACCGCTGGGACGATCCCGCTTTCGGCATCTATTGGCCGGTGGACAAGCCCATTCTATCTCCCCGCGACGCCCTGGCCCGCGATTAG